The Rhinolophus ferrumequinum isolate MPI-CBG mRhiFer1 chromosome 2, mRhiFer1_v1.p, whole genome shotgun sequence genome includes the window GCCGGGTAAGGTCCTGGGTATCTGGGAGTGTGGCCCTGCGGAGGGAAGTTAGGTTGAGGCCACGGTAGTGGGGATGGGGCGGAGTAGCCTGAGCTATCGCAACAATCCGGGTTGCCGCAATGTTGCGGAGGGCAGTGTCCTGGACTCCACCGCCATCGGAGGACCCGGCCTGGGCTAAGTAGGTCCAGCAGACAGGCCCTCGGGGGAAGGAATTGCAGGGGGATTGGAAGGTCTGAGTCAGAGTGGCGGTCCAATAGGTGCGGCCAGATTCTGTGCAGGTGGTCGGTGTGGTTCCCCGGTAGCATTCCTGGGGCATAAGGGTGTAGAATTGGAAGTAGGCTCTTGTTCCGGACCCCCGGAAGCAGGGACATTTCGAGGAGAGACTTAAGGGGGAAAGGCAAAGTAAACTTAAGAGCCAGAGGGCCACAGGCAGGTGAGCATGAGCAGAGGAGAAACCCATAGCAGAAATCCGAACAGGAGGAGACCCCTCTGGGTGGAGGTCCAATCAGGCGGGGTCACAGAGATAAGAAGAAAAGAGGCCAGAAGGGTCAGCAGGCagagggtgacaatggttaaggAGGGTACAAATGAGAACTGTTATTTAGGCGGTCTTCTTAAATGTAATCTTCAATGGTTCGTCGGGCACTGGATGAGAAGTCTAGGCAGGCTGGTCCGACTCTGCTCGCTTGACGCGGGAGTGGTGAATCCACGGTGTGATTCTGGAGACCTTAAGAGCAGTGGGGGTGACAAGGATTACTGTGTGTGGGTCCATCCATATTGGGCAGAGGGGCTCACGCTTCTAATCTTTTACCCAGACCCTGTCACCTGGAAGGTGGGGATGGATGGAGGTCCCTATTGAGACAGGAGATTTTTCTAGCAGATGTGAGTGTAGGCCTGTAAGGATCTTTCCTAGGGCAATAAGCTGACCTTAGAGGTGGGAGTCACCTACTACTCTGAGGTTGCCTGGGATGGATGATAGCAACGGGGTGGCCGGCTATAGAGAATTTTAAATGGGGAGAAGCTATCCTTCCGAGGAGTACACTGGGAGCAGAGGACGGCTAAGGGAAGTAGATCAGTCCATCTCAGGGAGGTCTCTTGTCATAGCTTAGACAATGTTTCTCTGAGGGTATGGTTCATGTGCTCTGCTTTCCCTGAACTCTGAGGTCGGTAGGCCGTGTGAAACTTCCAGGAGACATTGAGGGCCGCGGCCAGAGTCCGTAGTACATCTGAGACAAGGCTGGTCCGTTGTCACTGTGAATGGTGAGGGGAAGCCCATACCGTGGGATGATTTCGCAGAGGAGAAATTTTGGTGACTTCTCTGGCTTTTTCAGTTTGGGTGGGAAAGGCTTCTACCAAGTCCGAGAAGGTACAGACTAAGACAAGAAGGTATTTTATCCCTCAGTGAGGGGTCATTTCTGTGAAGTCTACCTCGAGATCCTTAAAAGATGGCAGATCCCGTTCGTTGGACCCCAGGTGGTGGGGCAGTCTGGTCTTGGGATTGTGTCTGGAACAGGTAGTACAGCGCTCTGTGATAGAGCAGCATAGGGCTGTGAGCCTGGCTATATAGAATTGTTTGGCTAGCATCCTTTCAAGTCCAGTCTTCCTTAGGtgggaagtagaatggtggtccAAAATGATGCGGGGAGCGAGGGCAGCCGATATGAATAAGTGGCCATCACGCAGTATCCACCAACCTTGAGGATGCCGGGTGGCCCCCTCATTCTGTGCCCAGCTGTCTTCTGCTGCGGTGTAGGTAGGGCTTGGCGAGGCTGGGGTGGTGGAAGCAATGATGGCTGCGTCTGTGCCCTGGGCGGCTGCCCTCGCGGCTTGATGGGCGAGGCGGTTGCCAGCAGCCGGCTCATCATTCTCTTTCTGGTGCCCTCGGCAGTGGATGATAGCTGGGCGCTGGGGTGCCCAAACAGCTTCCAATAGCTGTCggattttgcctttgtttttttttgatggtCTTCCCTTCAGACGTGAGGAGGCCACGTTCTTTGTAGATGGCTCCTTGTATGTGCACGGTGGCAAAAGCGTACTTGGAGTCTGTGTAAATATTGGCCTTTTTGTCTCTTGAAAGCTGCAGTGCCCGTATGAGAGCCCAGAGTTCAGCCCCTTGGGCTGACTACCCAGCAGGGAGTGCCTTTGCCTCCAGAACCTCCGAGGCTGTAGTCACAGCGTAGCCAGCTGTACGCAGCCCACCCTGTAGGAAACTGCTGCCGTCAGTATAGAGTGTAACCTCTGCGTCCTGCAGAGGGGAGTCCTGTAGGTCCAGCCGTGTGGCATGAACCTCAGTGATGAATTTTAGGCTGTCGTGTTCTGGCTCGCCTTGGCCATGGGGAGGAAGGTCGCTGGGTTTAAGGCTTGAACAGTCTGGAGGCTTACGCGAGGATTTTCCAGAAGGAGTCCTTGGCATTAAGTGAGCCTGGCGTTGGAGAGCCATCGCGGACCCTGTCAGTTTATGAGCGTAATTACAGAATGGGGAACCTTGACTGTGTGTTGTTGCCCGAGGGTGAGCTTGTCAGCTTCCCTGATGTGGAGTACTGTCACGGCCAAGGCCCGCAGGTATGGGGGCCATCCATCCGGAAGCGACCGTGTCCAGTCCTTTGGACAGGTAAGTGATAGGTCTCATCCAGGGCCCAACTGCTGGAGTTAGGAGCCCCAAcgcagttttgtcttttttatggaTAAATAGGCAGAAAGGTTTTTCCATATTGGGGAGGCCTAAAGCCGGGTCACTTCCGAGCAAGTCTCTGAGTTCCATGAAGGCCTTTTCCGGTGTCTctccctatttcttttttctctcttgcattACCCAAACAAAATTGGTTTCACTGTAGTTTGGGGACTGGGCAAGGCCCAGGCTGCGCTCGTGGAGCGCGGGGCAGCTGGGGTGGCCGCCAGGGGTGCTCCCAGGTCCCCAAGCCGAGCTGGGGACCAGCCTGCCAGTGGCAGCAGTCGGCTGCGGTTTCGCCTGCCTAGGTTCCTAGCGCGTTCCCAAACAGTGAGCACTTACTGGGCAGAGGGGAGCCCGCGGGCTTCCTCAGAGGCAGCCGAGCAGGGACCCCAGAGCACCCGGGGAGCAGCGCCTCTGTCGCTGCTTCAAGGCTCTCAGGTTTCTCCCTCCACCCTGATGCCTGCCGAGCTTCCATCGCAGAAACGCTCTCGGTgttgaaaaggcaaaagaaagggacAGTATTGCCCCGGGCGCACGCCCTGGGAGCCCTGTGCTCCCAGCTTGCACTGCCCACACCTGCGTCCCAGGGAGGGCGCCCCTGTTCCGTGCTCCCCAAACACAGTGGATCGTGGCTTCCCCAGAATGTTTTTCTGGCACTCAGACGTCTATCCTCAAACATTCAGTGGAGTTTTCTTGTGTCCTATTGGTGAATGGGCTTTGTCGGAGGGGAGTTAGGAGTTCCTTTTGGAGCCTGGGTTATGAGAATCCTACACTGTCCCTTTTTACTAGAGCAGAACCGTACCCAAGGTGGAAGGGTCCTGGCAACTTCCAACCAGGAGTCGATGTATGGAAACCGATCTGGGTGACCAGGATTGCCGGTCACCACGATATAGATGCGTCAGAGGACGGCCAGGTCTAGGGTTTCCTCTGCTGTCAACCGATGTTGAAAGTGGTCTCTTCTAATTCACAGAGGGTTCTTAATTTTCCTGGGGTCATGCGGACTCCATAATCTCCGCcaaaaccctttttaaaattctttaacatgcagtctaAGACTGTGGGCTTACTCTGCTTCCCTCCCATAGTGTATGATGTCGCAGACGGTGGGGAGGGGGACTTACTCAGGTGCTGCCCTGCTCGCGTCCCTCGCGGGAACTTAGGAGCGTCTTGGCTAAGGTGTACCGAACAATTTCCAGACCAGGCCACTCCGTGAAGTGAATCACTGTTATGCCAAATGACGCTTCCCAAAAAACCGGGTGAAGCATACTCAGGTTTCCATAGCCAAGGCCGTGGAAGCAAACATTCAGGCACACAATCAGTCACTCATACAATTACACCGGGTTGACACCCTCCCATGGGCGTCCCCGCCTGGGTAGGTTATAAGAACCTACcgggaggtgatcaggctccccttctgtcACATGGGACAGGACTGACTTGGACAATGGCCCCGGGGCTTACCTGGTCCAACGGGAGGATCCGGCTGGTCGTCCCCGGTCCCTCTCAGCGGGTCCAGCTGGGGAGGCGCAGGCCGTGGTCACCTGGGGAAGGCCCGGTTCAGGGTCTGGCAAAATCGGCGGGGTGCGCCTACACCCTTCTCAGGTTCCCCGTCACTCCGCGGCCGGCCTCTCGCCCCACACCAGTGGCGCAAGGGGCCAGTGTGGTTGGGTTTCCCGGTCAGGGAACCAAATGTTGTGGAAAAGTGGCGAGGACCAAGAGACTGAAGCGGCAGGCAGAggtcagggagaacacagctttattacgccggcgggtTCAGCAGGATTGTTCCCaaacactgagcacttactggggtcacgtgctttgttttatagggttaggcctccgggttggtGGGGGATTCGCGCCATTGCTATTGCGcactagggattggttaaatttGGCCAgggtgccggggaggtccgtccctaacagctgtgatcgctcaatACTGTTTTGACGGGAAAGCTTCTAACTGCTGTGCTTGCGGGTAAGCTGCTCCAATAAGATACCGGAGGAGAGAGGGGGACGGGAAAGCTCCCCAGGCTGTGCTCGCAGGAAAAAAACCGTCCCAACAATGAAACTGAAAGTTCAAGTAACATGAACTTTAAGGAGTCATTCATTAGAATACATGTTAACGGAATTAATCAATTAGTTTAAAAGCTATGAAATTGACACTTTTATGTGTCATACAAGGTCAGATATTGGCAATTTCATTTGGTTCAACCTCTAAAATAGTTTGAGTTTCCCAGCACAGAGCAAGcattcactttattgtggtggttgTTCTATCTCTTTCTACCTCTCTGATCAGGAACTTATTTCTCCTCGATTTCTCTGAAGCCAGTCCCATAATTGGGTCTATGTGGGAATTCCCCAAGAATCTGTCATTTCCTCCTGTGGCACTTAAACCTCACTCATAGTTATCACATCTTCTCTTATggcttcatttattatttctatagaATGACTCCAAGTCTCAGTAGAACCCCGCAGCTATAGAATGTTAAGAGCCTCCCAAACTTCTAGACATGCATTTAAAGCTGCCTACTGGGGTCGGGGCAGGAGAGGAATGCACCCACACTTCCTATTACATGTTTTCAGAATTAAATTCACCATTTCTCTTCCCTACCAATTAAAACTTCCTcctggttttgttatttttgtcattgttcaCCCAAAATGAACTTCAGAATCATGACTGATGTTCTCTTCTTACTCACCCTTCAATTACCAATtcttatatatgttttcttcacTGCAATGCCTTTCCTATCCATCGCTTTTCTCCAATAGATTGCAACTCTCTGACCATgtgtttgttcgttcattcattcattcattcattcattcattcattcaaacatcgTTTATTTATTCAATCCCATTCTATTTCCTTCTCATTATTTAGCAGTAGTCTAGATGCTTTCAGTGACATGGGGAGGGATCAGATAAAAGATCTTTCTACAGTAGATTATCTAGACTCCTGAAGACACTGGATTATTCCTTCTTCACCAATCCCAACTTCTCCCTGGTCCCTGACTTTAGTCCCTCCAATAAaaatccatcttttttcttttttaatgactgCTAATTTATTCTTAGTCTcaaaaataactcaaattatGTCACTTCTTTCTCAAATTCTCAGCTTTCCGCTTCCTCTTCCAACTCTCATCTCCAACATGTCTCCAAACTACCTTCCCAGTTCTACTTGCCCTATTGCCCTACCAATAACCTGAAGACCACTAAAACGGACACCGTCACTTATGCTTTCATCCCCCTTACCTTCCCATCCCTGACTTCACTCACATCTTCCACTCTGcatctatcatctctctctccttctctgtgaTCTCAATCTGACAAAACTCAATCCAGGCTTTTAGTGTCACCTCAAATGCCTCAAATGCCAACTATTTCTTAGAAACTACCTTAATCTCTCAACCAAATATGGCTTTCTCCTGCTCTGTCTCCTCACAGTGCTTTCTTTTACTAGTTATAGCACTTGCTGTTTGCCATGTAGTTTTAAACTTTACTTATAATGTAGTTTTTAACACTTACTGATCTTCACATCCATCACACAAGCATCACATATGCAGTGAGTAGCCATGTAGTAAAGATTTTTGACTCCTGAATGACAACAtatcagcctcagtttccttaactataaagtgggaataatcTCACCTTTCGAAataattattgtgaagattaaataagacaaataaagtTTTTAATGCAGGCCATGTAGCTGACACATATGAACTGTGGTTTAATCTCTTAAATATggttaattaaaaacatatgcatTTGAAGtatccaaaatatttgaaaattatggcatagattttatttgaaataaaatgatgccATAGGCTTACATTTGAATCAACCAggtcagaaagagaaaagagaagaggactttttttttttaaacctttgcaTTAATCCCAATAATCCAGAGATATCAAGTTTATGGCTTCTTATTTGCTTCTGTTCTGTGAACTCATTCATGTTTTGCTCTTTTTGCCCAGGCGCTAAGCCACAGATTCTGTCCTATGTCTACCAAATTTTGCCCTAGGTATGTGGCCATACTCAACAAAAACCAGAGCCAGCCGAAAGCATGGAAGTACTTcagaatgactgaaaacttcaCCTAAGggcaaaattgattaaaaaaattaattgactgTACTTAGTCAGACAAGCTAGATTTAAATCCTACTGTCACATTTCCTAAGCTTTGTGGTCTTGGTCAAGTTACTAACTCCTCTGACCCTCAGATCGCTCAAATGTAAATTGGAATAATAACAGTAGCCACCCTTTAAGCACATGTAATGTGGGGGCACAGTCCTAAGCCCTTAAAAATAAGTGCTCAGATAATGTTACTCTCATTTGTAAGCAAGACTATACATAGCTAAGTAACATGTAATCCTTATTAAACACCACTATAATATCCAACAgttgcatttaatttaatttcttcaaactATGCTATAGCAACCGCCcttaaattcaatgaaaaatgtATGGTATTTATGGATAATGCaatataatcttttatatttgagaggttaagaaaaaataacactaGTTATTCTGGTGCTACCCCACCAATACAgatcttttcctttctcactgaGAACTGTTTTCCTCGATCCAATGAAGGCCTGATAAAGCAAGACAATGTACATTTTCTAGGTTTTTGATcaatcatacatttaaaaatttatacattcTCAACCATTTTACCTCATACTCCTTTATTAACAGCAACCTGACTTGCCCTGAttgtttctttaatcttttcGAAAGGAGATTGTTTATTCTCCCATATCCCACATAATTTTAGGGTCAGCGCATATTGTCTGACTTTTCAGTGCTTTAATAATCCTTCAAACTTGAGCCAGATCCCTAGATTGTTTAAGCTAATGCCATCTGGCTGTACCAGAATCTATGCCTTGTCATCTACTTGCCTCCTGGCCTATCAGAAGACTAATATCAGGCTCATTCATCTCACTGTTCTGCCACCGTCCTGGATGATGTCATAGCTTACATGGGCAAATGTATTAAACTCAATCTTTTCTCAACTCCATGATCTTCATACCTTGAGTCTTTCATCTGCATTCTGCTTTGACCATCAACTTTCATGACCGTAAGCCACAAATCTTATTACCTGGAATCCACCTCTGAAAACCTAACTCTAACCATTTCAATTTCTGGCCATAATTTCTTCTATTACTAAGTTGTACATCCAATCCCTCTCACTACATTTGGTTTTCATTCTATCTAGACTAGCAGTTCCCAAATCCAACTTTCCATTATCCTTGCTCTCTAGGATGATCAACAATCCTGGTTTACCTGGCATAGTCCTGGGTTTAGCATTGACTGTCCCACATTCCAGAAAACTCTCAGATCTGGGCAAACCTGtgccctctctcttttctcttcattaCACAGCCTATACTCCATGATTACCATTTCACCCAAATTGTGGTAATGTTCTAAACTCTCAGGTCCTGCTTTCCTTCCATGAAACCTTCATGTTAGAACTCACACAGCAGTTTTTGTCACACTTGCCCCCCCACCTGTGGAATGCTGCTTCAAAAAATCATGCAGCCCTGCAAATTGGTTCCACCATAAATTAATATCTTCCTTCCACCTGAGCTCTTAACAGTGGCCAGAAATTCTTGCATCACTCTCAGAAGGGGGACCCACATCCTGGCCAGAGGATGGAGAAAGTAGAAGCAGACAGGGAAGTCAGTCACGAAACCTCTACTTTTATCTTCATCTCCATTCagccttttctaattttctcctGTAACAAACAAGTTCTCTCCTCAGATTTAAGGATGACAAGAAGACCTGAATCCCATTCTGTCCCATTttctcaaaatacatttattaactaAAGTGTTTCCATACTTTCTGGTCAATCAGTCTGTTGACagtacttgttaaaaatacagattataaCATTTCCCCTCTAGAATTCTGTCTTTTAAACAAAAGATCAACGGGATACTTATCTTAAGGCAAATCTAGGAAACCCTGAattgttccctttcttttctaatcttcaccttcctccttcccatctgTCCATAGAAAACAacacattctttacattttaaatccaATGCCATCATCACAAACATGATCCTACTCTCAACCTTATGTCCTCCTTCAATTACCATCCTACTTCTTGCCTTCCTTTTTTgatccaaacatttttttctgtcaaaccACATTTTCTTCTCAAACATTCTGGGGCGGAAACTGTTTCCATCAACAGGGCCTtgatgaaataagtaaaatacgtACTGCTGTCTCCATGGGATaccttgaaaattatttcatttaaattcccCATGTTATTTAACATCTTTGACGACTCCCTGTTTCAGGGACTTTTCCTTTCACTTCCCTGTCTccacatatttttactttttcccacCTCTCTGGCCCTCCGTTAGTTTTTCTTTAggttcctttctctgttttcccttTAATGTTATGTTTCCTTAGGCtcagtttttgtcattatttcctatACACGCACACACTCTCCTAGGAATCTCAACTACTCACACAGTTTCAATAACCTTCTTCTCTGTGAGTGACCCTCGGATCGATTTCTCTGGTCCATACCTCTTTCCTGAACTCTGGATTCATACGGTAAAATGCTTACTTGCCATGTACTTCATCTCTTTACTTGTTCATGCCATGTGTACCCTAAAATGAACTAGTTATCTTCCTACTTCCTCTAAAGTTTTCATTGGCTTTGTAAAGGGCCATAACACTTCCTTTGTATCTTGGTGCATTTCCAAACAATCATCAAGAACTTGTCAATTCCTCTAGAATTGTattattgaagaaatatttggaaaatactgaataGTTTGAAGAATAGTAagacaaaggagagaaggaagaagaggaggagaagaaggagggagaggaggagggaaaacagaggaggaagagaagtaggagaagaaaaacagattcaTAATCCTGTGCTCCAGGGACATTTGGTGCTAACATGCTTGTGAAATTCCTATAGTCTTTTCTCTACATGTGTGTggtatcataataaaaatgttgttcTAGAACCGgtctttaacttaaaaaaaaaaaaaaaattagatgtagTCTTTGTAACTCAACCTATAATAAAAACCTCAAATATTGTTCTGTAACATCATTACATTTTATCATATggtaacataatattttatcattttgctatattaaaatttatttaaaaaatcaatggttATACTGGTTGCAGTTCTTTCCTACTTTATTACTGTAATGATCATTCTTTTTACACATCTCTCATTGTCCTTTGTAGGGACATAGAAGCATAAGGTAAACTAAATTTTGAGTCATTTGATGTATCTAATATCAAACTGACCACAAGAAATACTGAACTGAGGTACATGTCCCCATTTCtccatgttttccattttatttctcagaataaGCAGTGCCTAATTGGATTAGTCTGGTAgttcttccctttctgtctctagCATGAGTGTCAAGAAACATTCTGTAGGAGGTTGCAGTGCATGTCCATTGTCAGATTAGCTTCACCAcgagaaaaaaatgaactatttaaCAGACACTTTCATTGGAACAGCTCCTGGTATATGATTTGGGTTAATTACTGTCAGTATCCTTTTGAGCCTTTGGCATGGCTTCTGTTAGGATAAGCAAATTTAGCATTGGTGTCAagccaaaaaaattaatttttaatgtagctGGATATAAAATGCTATGAAACCCaactgttaaaagaaaattaaagcatcCTAATTAGACATAACTAGCAAAGACCAATAATTTATTGGACACTATACAGGAGGGTATTGCTTTTCCAGACTACAGTATTATGTATTCTGTTTTTCCACAAAAATACTGCATTTGGTTCTGGGCACTTTGTTGTAAATAACaggttttatttgaattttaaaagagcaaGTTATTTTATGCTGgtagggacattttaaaaatgagtcttGTTCTGTCCTTCAGAAACCAGTTGGCACAATACTCAtctgtatatttttgtataaaagaTGTAAAATTAGCATACTGAAATCATTATCCCTGAACTGAGTATACAGTTGTTAAAAGAATAGAGTATGTATGTGAGGATTAAAGTGATTAATAGAGTCTGACATGAAAGCTAGAATGGGGCCATCTAAATACTAAAATAACATTCCCAGTTTATTTTATTCAGGGAAGACAGCAATAAATacgaaagaaaagaaaataattaatatatgcCATATAAATTTTGaccaagaaatgaaaaatcaaacgTTGAAAACAGTTCAAATTATTTTAGCCCCTATTAGAAAAGTGACTAATGTCATAAAGTAATTCTAATTCTTAAATTTCAGAGGGAGGAATTCTCAGACATTATGTGGTCCAAGTCCCTTCTTTTCCACCTCCCTACAGATAGGGAGTTTGCCAGTTTCTCCAAGAAACTTTCACAAGGAGAACCTTTCACGAGGAACGCTCACTGTATTCTATGTCAGTACACCCCATTGTATAGTCTCTGTACAAAGTTCCTCCCTGCTTGGAACTTCCAATCCCTATTCTATCCTAATTCTGCACTAACTGGAAATAATTGggtaattctaaaaataatagaaaattaggTTGAAAAGTCAGGAAAAATTTTTCCATGTAGTATTATCTTACTAAatagtaaaataggaaaaaaatgaaacctagaATAGGAAATAgcataaaaaagtaataaactagGAAGTACATAAGAAATAGTCAAACATGcacatattttggaaaaattaaaataagtttctgGTCTCTCAAATGCGAGATAAAAACGATTTAACTACTATGattataaacaagaaaagatCAGTGTGGGGCGACTCATGGACCCCCAATAACACTTCTATCCCAGTTGTTAAACAATAAGCTAGACACTGGGTTGTGTTGAAAAGAATATGACATGCTGGAATTGATCTTCCCAATGTACTCTTCACTGAAGAAGTAAGTTTTGAAATGCTGGCTCCAGTGTGAACCTCCACAACTTCAGAAATGTTTAGAAACCAATTCTATAAACAAATCTTTATAGGTAGTAGGGTTCTTTTTCAAGGAAAAATTTCCCAAAAGTGGTTCACAGAAACTTTAAGGGGTTCAATTTAGATATTATGACTAacaatgattttataaataaggaaaattgcTTGATTATAGAGGGAAGGGTACGGTTAAGTTTATAACAATACTGATTTTTACGTTTTAAGCTTTTAAGCAAGCAACTTACTGAGTGCATGGTGAGACTATACACAGGTGAGAACTCACTTTATGATCTAGATATGTGTATGTCCTATAGCACGTGAACTACAAAACCTGTTTCAATGCTTCTGGGTTTGCTTTTCTTGGAGGTCCTTAAAAATTGGCACTCATTTAAATGCAAGCCATTGTTATAAtggtcaaaaattaaaataaatgatggatTAGTTAATACTCTTGGGTGTTCTTTCAATCAccaattatttattcatccattcaacaaatatttactgaacaccagCTTGTATGCTCTTTAGTATTTAGTTGAAATTTGTTATTTAGATGGCAACAGAATGGTAGACAAGTAGACAATTTCTACTCTTATAAAACTTATAACCTagaggtgagaaaaagaaaaaaataagagtaaataagtaaatttgggccggcccggtggctcaggcggttagagctctgtgctcctaactctgaaggctgccggttcgattcccacatgggccagtgggctctcaaccacaaggctgccagttcaattccttgagtcccgcaagggatggtgggctgcgccccctgcaactaagattgaacacggcacc containing:
- the LOC117038620 gene encoding syncytin-1-like, translated to MGFSSAHAHLPVALWLLSLLCLSPLSLSSKCPCFRGSGTRAYFQFYTLMPQECYRGTTPTTCTESGRTYWTATLTQTFQSPCNSFPRGPVCWTYLAQAGSSDGGGVQDTALRNIAATRIVAIAQATPPHPHYRGLNLTSLRRATLPDTQDLTRQLNTSIISGPIGDP